TGCGCATAAGATGTGTCACTTGTCAACTCCCCAGCCAGGGGTGTGGCTGCGGCCCGGCACGGATCAGCAGGGTGTGGCGACTCGCCTGATCCCTGACTGACGACCCCCTTCCTCCAGACCGCGACCCGCCGTCCCCTGGCCATCGCCTTCTGCCTGGCAGCCGCGCTCCCCACCACCCTGGCGGCTTCCGCCGAGCTGCCCGGTGGCCCCGCCCGCCTGGACCCCGCCAAGAGCCAGCTGCCGGCGGCCACGCGCGTGGCGGTTCGGACCTCGGCAGGGCCCTTCACCATCACGCCGGAGCGCCGGGCGCTGCTGGACACCATCCGCTACGCCGAAGGCACCTGGAAAGACGGGCGGCCCGAGGGGTACCGGGTGCTGTACGGCGGCCAGCTGTTCCACAGCCTGGAGCGCCACCCGGAGATCACGGTGCGCCGCCGCTACACCAGCGCCGCTGCCGGGGCCTACCAGTTTCTGCCGCACACCTGGCGCGAGGTGTCCCGCCGCCTGGGCCTGCGCAGCTTCGAACCCCACAACCAGGACCAGGCCGCCCTGTACCTCGTGCAGCGTCGCCGTGCCCTGGGCCTGTTCGATCGGCAGGGACTCGGCGCCGAGGTGATGGCCCGTCTCGCCCCCGAATGGGCCTCGCTGCCGGCCCGCCACGGCGGCAGTTACTACGGGCAGCCGGTGAAGAGCGTGCAGGAACTCAGCCGCTTCTACCAGGGGGCCCTGGCCCGGGCCCGGCAGGCCGAGAGCAGGGTCCAGGCCTAGGGCCCGCCAAGGCCCGCTAGGGCTCGCGGTAGATCACCCTTCCGCGTTCATCGTTCCCCACATCGAGCAGGTGGGCATGGAGCAGGCGTTCGATCACGACCCGCAGCTCCTCACTCTCCAGCGCATCGCGCTCCTCCAGGCTGAGCACCGCGTCGTTGATGGTGAAGCCCCGTTCCCCCCGCTGGCGGGCCAGCAGGAGCAGCTGGCGTTCGGTGGACACCCCGGAGCGGCCGCGGCGCAGCAGAGGCAGGGTGTTGGCCTGCTCCACCAGTTCAGGCATCAGCCAGAGGTCAACGAGCTGGCCGATGAAACAGAGCCCGAAGGTCAGGAGATAGAGCGTGCCGCTCCATGGCTTGCGGGCATAGAGCCGTTGCACGCCGCAGACTCCCAACAGGCCCAGCGCCCAGAGCAGGTAGGCCATGCCGAGGTGACGGCGCTGCTCCAGGGCCATCAGCCGCGCGGTTCGGGGGGCAGCAGGCCGCCGGGCATGGCGGGAGGTTCGGGCCACACCATCGGCGGCAGGTCAACCCCGCTGCTGCGCAGCCGGGCGGACAGGGACCACAGCTGCATGACCAGCTGATGCCAGGGCGCCAACGAATCCATCCCCAGGGCCATGGGCACGGGAGCCGCCTGCCGCAGGCTGAGGGCCGCGGCCAGCTGGCCGTTCGCTTCGGCAAGCCGCTGGCGCAGGGCACGGCGGTCCTGGGGGGACATCACCTGGTCCGGGCAGAGATCCAGCAGCAGCTCGCCGCGGCTGAACCACACCCGGAAATCGGCCAGCAGCGACCCGAGCAGATGGTCGAGCAGATCGGCGGCGGGCTCCTGTGGTGATGAGGAGGGGCTCATGGGGCCAGCCTAGAAGGGCTGCGTAGGATCAGACTTCGCCGATCCTCGATCCCCCGTGCCCGCTTCCGCGCCCGCATCCCATCACCACCAGGATGCGACGGCGGCCGGCCCGGTGGATGGGGCACCGCTGGCTCTGCCGAAAACGAGCGAGAGCGAGCCCCTGCTGCGCATCCGCCACTCCATGAGCCATGTGATGGCCATGGCGGTGCAGAAGCTGTTTCCGAAGGCCCAGGTCACCATCGGCCCCTGGACCGAGACCGGCTTCTACTACGACTTCGACAGCCCCGACCCCTTCACCGAGGCCGACCTCAAGGCCATCAAGAAGGAGATGATCCGCATCATCAACCGCAAGCTGCCGCTCGAGCGGTTCGAGGTGAGCCGGGCCGAGGCCGAGGCGAGAATCCAGGCCCAGAACGAGCCCTACAAGCTCGAGATCCTGGCGGGCATCACCGAGCCCATCACGCTCTACACCCTGGGCGAGGAGTGGTGGGACCTGTGCGCCGGTCCCCACGTGGCCAACACCGGCGAACTGAACCCGAAGGCGTTCGAGCTGGAGAGCGTGGCGGGCGCCTACTGGCGCGGTGATGAAACCAGGGCCCAGCTGCAGCGCATCTACGGCACCGCCTGGGAAACGCCCGAGCAGCTGGCGGAATACCAGCGCCGCAAGGAGGAGGCCCTGCGGCGGGACCACCGCCGCCTCGGCACCGATCTGGACCTGTTCTCGATCGAGGACGAGGCCGGGGCTGGCCTGGTGTTCTGGCACCCCCGGGGCGCCCGCATGCGCCTGGAGATCGAGAACTTCTGGAGGGAGGCGCACTTCGCGGCCGGCTACGAGTTGCTCTACACCCCCCACGTGGCCGACATCGGCCTCTGGAAGACCTCGGGCCACCTCGACTTCTACAGCGAGAGCATGTTCGGGCCGATGCAGGTGGATGAGCGGGAATACCAGCTCAAGCCGATGAACTGCCCGTTTCACGTGCTCACCTACGCCAGCACGCTGCGCAGCTACCGCGAGCTGCCGATCCGCTGGGCCGAGCTGGGCACCGTGTACCGCTACGAGCGGCCTGGCGTGATGCACGGCCTGATGCGGGTGCGGGGCTTCACCCAGGACGACGCCCACGTGTTCTGCCTGCCGGAGCAGATCGGCGATGAGATCCTGCGGATCCTGGATCTCACCGAGCAGATCCTCTCCACCTTCGATTTCCGCAGCTACGAGATCCACCTCTCCACCCGCCCGGAGAAGTCGATCGGCGAGGACGCCGTGTGGGAGCTGGCCACCCAGGGCCTGATCGAGGCGCTCACCCGCAAGGGCTGGGCCTACAGGGTCGATGAGGGGGGCGGCGCGTTCTATGGCCCCAAGATCGACCTCAAGATCGAGGATGCCATCGGCCGGATGTGGCAGTGCTCCACCATCCAGCTCGATTTCAACCTGCCGGAGCGCTTCGCCCTGGAGTACGTGGCCGCCGACGGCACCCGGCAGCGGCCGATCATGATCCACCGCGCCATCTTCGGCTCGCTGGAGCGGTTCTTCGGCATCATGACCGAGAACTACGCCGGCGATTTCCCGTTCTGGCTGGCACCGGAACAGATCCGGCTGCTGCCCGTCACCGACGAGGTGCGGCCCTACGCCGAGGAGTTGCTGGGCCGGCTGCGCTCCGCCGGGGTGCGGGCCAGCATCGACCATTCCGGTGATCGCCTCGGCAAGCTGATCCGCAACGGCGAGCGGATGAAGATCCCCGTTCTGGGGGTGATCGGTGCCAAGGAGGCTGAGGCGGGAGCCGTGAGCCTGCGCAGCCGGCGCGATGGCGATCTGGGCTGCGTGGCGGCATCCATCCTGCTGGCCTCCGCCTGCCGGGCCAACCGGGAACGCGCCGCAAGGCTGATGCTGGAGACCACCGGCACCGCGGCGAGCTGACCGTGGATCCAGGCGGGCAGCCCACCACCCTGCTGGCGGGGGACATCGGCGGAACCAAGACCCTGCTGGCCCTTTACACCATGGGGGGCCAGCAGCTGGAGCTGGTGCACAGCCACCGCTACGTTTCGGCCGAGTGGCCCGACCTGGCGCCCATGGTGCGGGCCTTCCTGGGCAGCGAGCAGGTGCCGGCCGCCGCCTGCTTCGCCGTGGCCGGGCCGGTGGAGGGCGACCGCGCCCGTCTCACCAACCTGCCGTGGCAACTCTCGGAATGCGGCCTCAGCCGCAACACCGGCATCGGCCGGGTGGATCTGGTGAACGACTTCGCCGTGCTGATCTACGGCCTGCCGCACCTGGAGCCCCAGCAACAGGCCTGCATTCACGAAGGCTCCGCCCTGGCGGGGGAACCCCTGCTGGTGCTGGGGGCCGGCACAGGCCTGGGCGTGGCCTTCGGCCTGCCGGGACCGGAGGGCCTCACCGCCGTGGCCAGCGAGGCGGCCCATGCGGAATTCGCCCCGCGCACCCAGAAGGAGTGGGAGCTCAAGCAGTGGTTGCAGCAGGATCTGGCCCTCGAGCGCCTCTCGATCGAACGGGTGGTGAGCGGCACCGGCCTGGGCCATGTGACCCGCTGGCTGCTCCAGCGGCGGGACCCGGAGGGCTGCCACCCCCTGCGCCAGGCCGGGGACGACCTGCCTGCCGCCTCCGCGACAGCCGCCGCAGGGGGCGACCCCCTCGCGGGCGAGGCCCTGGCCCTCTGGCTGGAGGCCTACGGCAGCGTGTGCGGCGACCTGGCCCTGGGGGCCCTGGCCAGGGGCGGCATCTGGCTGGCGGGAGGCACCGCCGGCAAACTGCTGGAACCCCTGAGAAGCCACCGTTTCCGCCAGGCCTTTCTGGCCAAGGGGCGGCTGTCCCGCCTGCTGGAAGCGATCCCGATCACAGCGGTGATCGATCCGGCGATCGGCCAGTTCAGCGCCGCCTGCCGCGCCCGGATGCTGGTGGGCTGAGACACTGGGCCCAGTTGTGGACAGTCCCATGGTGCGCCCCCGCATCGGCCAAGGGGTCGTGGTGCACGTGCCCGCCACCACCGCCAACCTGGGGCCGGGGTTCGACTGCCTGGGGGCGGCGCTCGATCTCGACAACGTGTTCGAGATGCGCTGCATCGAGGGGGGCATCTCCCGCTTCGACCTCATCATCGAGGGACCTGAAGGTTCCCACCTGCGCGGCGGGCCGGACAACCTCGTGTACCGCTCCGCCCAGAGGGTGTGGAAAGAGGCCCAGGAGGAACCGGTGGGGCTCGAGGCGCGGGTGCGGCTGGCCGTGCCCCCCGCCCGGGGCCTCGGTAGCAGCGCCACGGCGATCGTGGCCGGCCTGATGGGGGCGAATGCCCTGGTGGGTGAGCCCCTCAGCAAGGAAAAACTGCTGGAGCTCGCCATCGACATCGAGGGCCACCCCGACAACGTCGTGCCCTCCCTGGTGGGAGGTCTGTGCATGACCGCCAAGGCGGCCTCCCACCGCTGGCGGGTGGTGCGCTGCGAGTGGTCGCCCGAGGTGGTGGCCGTGGTGGCCATCCCGGCGATCCGGCTCACCACCAGCGAAGCCCGTCGCGCCATGCCCAAGGCCATCCCGGTGGGAGACGCGGTGACCAACCTGGGGGCCCTCACGCTGTTGCTGCAGGGCCTGCGCACGGGCAACGGCGACCTGATCACCGACGGCATGCACGACCGGCTGCACGAGCCCTACCGCTGGGGCCTCATCGCCGGCGGCCGCCAGGTGCGGGAGGCCGCCCTCGAGGCCGGGGCGTGGGGGTGTGTGATCAGTGGCGCCGGTCCGAGTCTGCTGGCCCTCTGTCCGGGCGAGGCGGCCGAGGGAGTGCGGCGGGCCATGGTGCGGGCCTGGTACCACGCCGGGGTGGAATCCCGGGCGGAGGTGCTCCAGGTGCAGCAGGAGGGCAGCCACTGGCAGCCCCTCCCCGACCGGGTGACGGCCCCGGGCGGCGCAAGCTGAGCAGCCTGGACTGAGTACATCTACCCAGTGACCATCGCGAGACTGATAAGTTGCACCACAACGTCATGGGGATCGGGATGGACGCGAATCTGGCTCTGCTGGCCGCGTCCATCCCGCCCCCTGCCGGGACCATGGCCACGCCCGAGCCGTTGAACGGAGCCCTGGCCGCCGCCGCCGCCTTCCCCTGGCTCAGCCTGATCGTGCTGCTGCCGGCGGCCATGGCCCTGCTGATGCCCCTGCTGCCGGGCGATGGCAGCGATCCCCGCTGGCCCCGCACCCTGGCCCTGGGAACCCTGCTGGTGGATCTGGTGCTGATGCTGGTGTGCTTCAGCCAGCGGTTCGACGGCAGCAGCAGTGGCCTGCAGCTGGTGGAGCGGGTCAGCTGGGTGCCCGCCCTCGGTCTGGAATGGTCGCTGGGGGCTGACGGGCTGTCGGCACCGCTGGTGGTGCTCTCGGGCCTGGTGACCCTGCTGTCGGTGGCCGCCAGCTGGAACATCAACCGCAAGACCCGCCTCTACTTCGCCCTGATGCTGGTGCAGGCCTCCGCCCAGGGCCTGGTGTTCCTCTCCCAGGACTTCCTGCTCTTCTTCCTGGCCTGGGAGCTGGAGCTGGTTCCGGTGTACCTGCTGATCGCCATCTGGGGCGGTCAGCAGCGCCAGTACGCCGCCACCAAGTTCATCCTCTACACCGCCACCGCGTCGCTGCTGATCCTGGTGAGCGGCCTGGCCCTGGCCTTCTCGGGCGACAGCTTCAGCTTCAACCTCTCGGAGCTGGCAGCCCGCAGCCCGGGAGGCGTGTTCGGCCTGCTCTGCTACGCCGGTTTCCTGATCGGCTTCGGCGTGAAGCTGCCGATGTTCCCGCTGCACACCTGGCTGCCCGATGCCCATGGGGAGGCGAACGCGCCGGTGTCGATGCTGCTTGCCGGGGTGCTGCTCAAGATGGGCGGCTACGCCCTGATGCGCTTCAACGTGCAGATGCTGCCCGAAGCCCATCTCACCCTGGCCCCGGCCCTGATCGTGCTGGGCATCGTCAACATCGTGTACGGCGCCCTCAATGCCTTCGCCCAGGACAACGTGAAGCGGCGCATCGCCTGCAGCTCGGTGAGCCACATGGGCTTCGTGCTGCTGGGCATCGGCGCCGTCGACGCGCTCGGCATGAGCGGGGCGATGCTGCAGATGATCAGCCACGGCCTGATCGCCGCCGCCATGTTTTTTGTCACGGGCGTCTTCTACGAGCGCACCAAGACCCTCTCGATCCCCAACATGGGCGGCCTGGCCAAGGTGCTGCCCATCACCTTCGCCTTCTTCCTGGCCAGCTCGCTCGCCTCCCTGGCCCTGCCGGGCATGAGCGGCTTCGTGAGCGAGATCACCGTGTTTCTGGGCATCACCGCCAACGACGGCTTCACCATCGGCTTCCGCGTGATCACCATCGTGCTCGCCGCCATCGGCCTGGTGCTCACCCCGGTGTATCTGCTCAGCCTGTGCCGCAGGGTGTTCTTCGGTCCCAGGATTCCGGCGCTGGCGGTGGTGGGCGACATGAAGCCCCGCGAGCTGCTGATCGGGCTCACCCTGCTGGTGCCCACCCTGGTGATCGGCTTCTGGCCGCGGGTGGCCATCGACTTCTACG
This portion of the Cyanobium sp. NIES-981 genome encodes:
- a CDS encoding muramidase, which translates into the protein MAAALPTTLAASAELPGGPARLDPAKSQLPAATRVAVRTSAGPFTITPERRALLDTIRYAEGTWKDGRPEGYRVLYGGQLFHSLERHPEITVRRRYTSAAAGAYQFLPHTWREVSRRLGLRSFEPHNQDQAALYLVQRRRALGLFDRQGLGAEVMARLAPEWASLPARHGGSYYGQPVKSVQELSRFYQGALARARQAESRVQA
- a CDS encoding TM2 domain-containing protein, which translates into the protein MALEQRRHLGMAYLLWALGLLGVCGVQRLYARKPWSGTLYLLTFGLCFIGQLVDLWLMPELVEQANTLPLLRRGRSGVSTERQLLLLARQRGERGFTINDAVLSLEERDALESEELRVVIERLLHAHLLDVGNDERGRVIYREP
- a CDS encoding DUF2605 family protein encodes the protein MSPSSSPQEPAADLLDHLLGSLLADFRVWFSRGELLLDLCPDQVMSPQDRRALRQRLAEANGQLAAALSLRQAAPVPMALGMDSLAPWHQLVMQLWSLSARLRSSGVDLPPMVWPEPPAMPGGLLPPEPRG
- the thrS gene encoding threonine--tRNA ligase; the encoded protein is MSHVMAMAVQKLFPKAQVTIGPWTETGFYYDFDSPDPFTEADLKAIKKEMIRIINRKLPLERFEVSRAEAEARIQAQNEPYKLEILAGITEPITLYTLGEEWWDLCAGPHVANTGELNPKAFELESVAGAYWRGDETRAQLQRIYGTAWETPEQLAEYQRRKEEALRRDHRRLGTDLDLFSIEDEAGAGLVFWHPRGARMRLEIENFWREAHFAAGYELLYTPHVADIGLWKTSGHLDFYSESMFGPMQVDEREYQLKPMNCPFHVLTYASTLRSYRELPIRWAELGTVYRYERPGVMHGLMRVRGFTQDDAHVFCLPEQIGDEILRILDLTEQILSTFDFRSYEIHLSTRPEKSIGEDAVWELATQGLIEALTRKGWAYRVDEGGGAFYGPKIDLKIEDAIGRMWQCSTIQLDFNLPERFALEYVAADGTRQRPIMIHRAIFGSLERFFGIMTENYAGDFPFWLAPEQIRLLPVTDEVRPYAEELLGRLRSAGVRASIDHSGDRLGKLIRNGERMKIPVLGVIGAKEAEAGAVSLRSRRDGDLGCVAASILLASACRANRERAARLMLETTGTAAS
- the glk gene encoding glucokinase codes for the protein MDPGGQPTTLLAGDIGGTKTLLALYTMGGQQLELVHSHRYVSAEWPDLAPMVRAFLGSEQVPAAACFAVAGPVEGDRARLTNLPWQLSECGLSRNTGIGRVDLVNDFAVLIYGLPHLEPQQQACIHEGSALAGEPLLVLGAGTGLGVAFGLPGPEGLTAVASEAAHAEFAPRTQKEWELKQWLQQDLALERLSIERVVSGTGLGHVTRWLLQRRDPEGCHPLRQAGDDLPAASATAAAGGDPLAGEALALWLEAYGSVCGDLALGALARGGIWLAGGTAGKLLEPLRSHRFRQAFLAKGRLSRLLEAIPITAVIDPAIGQFSAACRARMLVG
- the thrB gene encoding homoserine kinase, with the translated sequence MVRPRIGQGVVVHVPATTANLGPGFDCLGAALDLDNVFEMRCIEGGISRFDLIIEGPEGSHLRGGPDNLVYRSAQRVWKEAQEEPVGLEARVRLAVPPARGLGSSATAIVAGLMGANALVGEPLSKEKLLELAIDIEGHPDNVVPSLVGGLCMTAKAASHRWRVVRCEWSPEVVAVVAIPAIRLTTSEARRAMPKAIPVGDAVTNLGALTLLLQGLRTGNGDLITDGMHDRLHEPYRWGLIAGGRQVREAALEAGAWGCVISGAGPSLLALCPGEAAEGVRRAMVRAWYHAGVESRAEVLQVQQEGSHWQPLPDRVTAPGGAS
- a CDS encoding NAD(P)H-quinone oxidoreductase subunit 4; amino-acid sequence: MDANLALLAASIPPPAGTMATPEPLNGALAAAAAFPWLSLIVLLPAAMALLMPLLPGDGSDPRWPRTLALGTLLVDLVLMLVCFSQRFDGSSSGLQLVERVSWVPALGLEWSLGADGLSAPLVVLSGLVTLLSVAASWNINRKTRLYFALMLVQASAQGLVFLSQDFLLFFLAWELELVPVYLLIAIWGGQQRQYAATKFILYTATASLLILVSGLALAFSGDSFSFNLSELAARSPGGVFGLLCYAGFLIGFGVKLPMFPLHTWLPDAHGEANAPVSMLLAGVLLKMGGYALMRFNVQMLPEAHLTLAPALIVLGIVNIVYGALNAFAQDNVKRRIACSSVSHMGFVLLGIGAVDALGMSGAMLQMISHGLIAAAMFFVTGVFYERTKTLSIPNMGGLAKVLPITFAFFLASSLASLALPGMSGFVSEITVFLGITANDGFTIGFRVITIVLAAIGLVLTPVYLLSLCRRVFFGPRIPALAVVGDMKPRELLIGLTLLVPTLVIGFWPRVAIDFYEASTNALATQLASVTSLTLGRLPALG